The [Pseudomonas] carboxydohydrogena genome includes a window with the following:
- a CDS encoding transporter substrate-binding domain-containing protein translates to MRTILLGIFIAGSSGPEAMAQPAVKSAVAAAPQAVPGFWDPRRRPDRPDLSRITMIRFLTETDYPPFDFTGSDGNPAGFNVDFARALCEEIKVPCTIQMRRFESLVDAINTGRGDAVIASIAMTPDIRTKLDFTDPYYRAPARFVSRAGEVLADVRPENLTGKKVGVISGSAHEAYLKAFFTDALAVGFPSEDAMRSALRRGEVDLIFGDAISLGFWINGTDSAECCAFSGGPFVESRYFGEGIGIGVRKGNDVLRQALNWAMFRVWEKGRYTDLWLRYFSVSPF, encoded by the coding sequence ATGCGCACGATTTTGCTCGGGATTTTCATCGCGGGGTCGTCAGGCCCCGAGGCCATGGCACAACCAGCGGTGAAGTCGGCCGTGGCGGCGGCCCCCCAGGCGGTGCCGGGTTTCTGGGACCCGCGCCGCCGCCCGGACCGGCCGGACCTGTCGCGCATCACCATGATCCGCTTCCTCACCGAAACCGACTATCCGCCGTTCGATTTCACCGGATCGGACGGCAATCCGGCGGGCTTCAATGTCGATTTCGCGCGCGCGCTGTGTGAGGAAATCAAGGTGCCTTGCACGATCCAGATGCGGCGTTTCGAGTCGCTGGTCGATGCCATCAACACCGGGCGTGGCGACGCGGTGATTGCCTCGATCGCAATGACGCCGGATATCCGCACCAAGCTCGATTTCACGGATCCCTATTATCGCGCGCCCGCGCGTTTCGTCTCCCGCGCAGGCGAGGTTCTGGCCGATGTACGGCCGGAGAACCTGACCGGCAAGAAGGTCGGCGTCATTTCCGGCTCGGCGCACGAGGCGTATCTGAAAGCGTTCTTTACCGATGCGCTTGCGGTCGGGTTTCCCTCCGAGGACGCGATGCGTTCGGCGCTGCGCCGTGGCGAGGTCGATCTGATCTTCGGCGATGCGATCTCGCTGGGGTTCTGGATCAACGGCACCGATTCAGCGGAATGCTGTGCGTTCAGCGGCGGACCGTTCGTGGAGAGCCGTTATTTCGGTGAAGGCATCGGCATCGGGGTCAGGAAAGGCAACGATGTGCTGCGTCAGGCGCTGAACTGGGCGATGTTCCGGGTCTGGGAAAAAGGCCGCTACACCGATTTGTGGTTGCGCTATTTTTCCGTTAGCCCGTTTTGA
- a CDS encoding lysine--tRNA ligase: MSETITRFEDLSASDLRAVAEQSNAWPFEQAKQIVARLKKKPKDEVLFETGYGPSGLPHIGTFGEVARTSMVRHAFRVLTEDKIRTKLLAFSDDMDGLRKVPDNVPNKEMLEQDLGKPLTKVRDPFGTHDSFGAHNNAELRRFLDHFGFDYEFASSTAYYTSGRFDATLLKMLENIDKVMAIMLPSLREERAASYSPFLPICPRTGVVLQVPIVEHDKKAGTVSYDDPETKERVTVPVTGGHCKLQWKPDWAMRWVALGVDYEMAGKDLIDSVKLSGQICRALGGTPPEGFNYELFLDDKGQKISKSKGNGLTIDEWLRYASPESLSLFMYREPKAAKRLYFDVIPRNVDEYQQFLDGFSRQDAKQRLGNPVWHIHAGQPQASEMPVTFQLLLTLVSSSNAENAETLWGFIGRYRPGVTPQSHPKLDALVGYAINYYRDFVAPTKTFRQPTDGERAALQDLRDALSQLPADASAEDIQNVVYEIGRREPFLDPVKKGKDGRPGVSLDWFNMLYQVLLGQEKGPRFGSFVAVYGLNNAVAMIDAALARNA, translated from the coding sequence ATGTCGGAGACGATCACGCGATTTGAAGACCTGTCGGCGAGCGATCTGCGTGCGGTTGCGGAGCAATCCAATGCGTGGCCGTTCGAGCAGGCGAAACAGATCGTCGCGCGCCTGAAAAAGAAACCGAAGGACGAGGTGCTGTTCGAGACCGGCTACGGCCCCTCGGGCCTGCCGCATATCGGCACTTTCGGCGAGGTCGCGCGCACCTCGATGGTGCGCCATGCGTTCCGCGTGCTGACCGAGGACAAGATCAGGACGAAGCTGCTCGCCTTCTCCGACGACATGGATGGCCTGCGCAAGGTGCCGGACAACGTGCCGAACAAGGAGATGCTGGAGCAGGATCTCGGCAAGCCGCTGACGAAAGTGCGCGATCCGTTCGGCACCCATGACAGCTTCGGCGCGCATAATAATGCGGAGCTGCGTCGTTTTCTCGATCACTTCGGCTTCGATTACGAATTTGCGTCCTCGACCGCATACTACACCTCGGGCCGGTTCGACGCGACGCTGCTCAAAATGCTTGAGAACATCGACAAGGTGATGGCGATCATGCTGCCGTCGCTGCGCGAGGAGCGCGCCGCGAGCTATTCGCCGTTCCTGCCGATTTGCCCGCGCACAGGCGTGGTGTTGCAGGTGCCGATCGTCGAGCATGACAAGAAGGCCGGCACCGTTTCGTACGATGACCCCGAGACCAAGGAGCGCGTCACCGTTCCGGTTACCGGCGGGCACTGCAAGCTGCAATGGAAGCCGGACTGGGCGATGCGCTGGGTCGCGCTCGGCGTCGATTACGAAATGGCGGGCAAGGACCTGATCGATTCGGTGAAACTGTCGGGACAGATCTGCCGCGCGCTCGGCGGCACGCCGCCGGAAGGTTTCAACTACGAACTGTTCCTCGACGACAAGGGCCAGAAGATTTCCAAGTCGAAGGGCAACGGCCTCACCATCGACGAATGGCTGCGTTATGCCTCGCCGGAATCGCTGTCGCTGTTCATGTATCGCGAGCCGAAGGCGGCGAAGCGGCTTTACTTCGACGTGATCCCGCGCAACGTCGACGAGTATCAGCAATTCCTCGACGGCTTTTCGCGGCAGGACGCCAAGCAACGGCTCGGCAATCCTGTGTGGCACATCCATGCGGGCCAGCCGCAGGCCTCCGAGATGCCGGTGACGTTCCAGTTGCTGCTGACGCTGGTGTCGTCGTCCAACGCGGAAAACGCCGAAACGCTGTGGGGCTTCATCGGCCGCTACCGGCCGGGCGTCACGCCGCAGAGCCATCCCAAGCTCGACGCGCTGGTCGGCTACGCGATCAATTACTATCGCGATTTCGTCGCGCCGACCAAAACCTTCCGTCAACCGACTGACGGCGAGCGCGCGGCATTGCAGGATCTGCGCGATGCGTTGTCGCAACTGCCCGCGGACGCTTCCGCCGAAGACATCCAGAATGTCGTCTACGAGATCGGCCGCCGTGAGCCGTTTCTCGATCCGGTGAAGAAGGGCAAGGACGGACGTCCGGGCGTGTCGCTCGACTGGTTCAACATGCTCTATCAGGTGCTGCTCGGGCAGGAGAAGGGTCCGCGCTTCGGCTCGTTCGTCGCGGTCTATGGTCTCAATAATGCGGTGGCGATGATCGACGCGGCGCTCGCGCGCAACGCCTGA
- a CDS encoding SCO family protein: MATSSTRPGVVIAAFAISLAIGLMGVLFLVGGFRSNTPVSSIGGPFQLTDQTGATVTEKNLQGKPTLMFFGFTHCPDICPTSLFEISEILRAMGPDAGRINAYFVSVDPERDTQPVMKDYLQSFDPHLKGLTGSPEAIAKMIKAYRVYAKKVPLKDGDYTMDHTAAVYLLDREGRFVVPFNLKQTPQQAATDLKRYF, from the coding sequence ATGGCAACGAGTTCAACGCGACCGGGCGTCGTCATCGCCGCCTTCGCCATCAGCCTCGCAATCGGGTTGATGGGCGTTCTTTTCCTCGTCGGTGGATTTCGCAGCAACACCCCGGTCTCGTCGATCGGTGGCCCGTTCCAGTTGACGGACCAGACCGGCGCGACCGTCACGGAGAAGAATCTGCAAGGCAAGCCGACGCTGATGTTCTTCGGCTTCACGCATTGTCCGGATATCTGCCCGACCTCGCTGTTTGAAATATCGGAAATCCTTCGGGCGATGGGGCCGGATGCCGGGCGCATCAACGCCTATTTCGTCTCGGTCGATCCGGAGCGCGACACGCAGCCGGTGATGAAGGATTATCTGCAAAGCTTCGATCCGCATCTCAAGGGTCTGACCGGCTCGCCGGAAGCCATCGCCAAGATGATCAAGGCGTATCGTGTTTACGCCAAGAAGGTGCCGCTGAAAGACGGCGACTACACCATGGATCATACCGCGGCGGTCTATCTGCTGGATCGCGAGGGCCGGTTCGTCGTGCCGTTCAATTTGAAGCAGACGCCGCAACAGGCTGCCACCGACCTCAAGCGTTATTTCTGA
- a CDS encoding glycosyltransferase family 2 protein, producing MAPISGHPNDMAGPVRKIRRRRPAWPYPGLLPDLLKRPRVQPAAAPPRRETGHPFELDCLHGVLPSEILAEAVRCAGLLGVGADQVLIRRGIITETEYVVRLAQRCELAVEGFRDIARTDCPLTDAQLRYAAQHRMLPLERPDGLYHVQAPLGLAARRIAALCARQARPRIRLATRAAFDRYLMRHEALAHDAAEGLALQLPEMSCAPIHRDGGGRIRRYLLHLPGLTGAFVLAPVFIIQFCGAVLAIWFLLFNSLRFAGSLAGNKRPQPLDRLSDEHLPIYTVMVALYREGRSVAHLLHALAELDYPREKLDIKLLLEADDRETQAAIARLDLPPNVEILLVPPFGPRTKPKALNAGLPFARGDFVAVFDAEDRPDPSQLRAALDTFRRHGGDVACAQASLCIDNSADSWLACMFTAEYAGQFDAFLRGFSQFGLPLPLGGSSNHFRTATLREVGGWDAYNVTEDADLGFRLARFGYRAVMFSSTTYEEAPARAGAWLRQRSRWMKGWMQTWIVHMRSPLRLIRQSGLAGFFTLNLLVGGNVLTALAYPMLIGACLLEIGLTAAGSTAIEMFADPFAGLHLATIAAGCLSTVVVCLIGLTRRRLLHHAWVLLLTPLYWACLSVAAWRALIQLFRDPYRWEKTEHGLARHSRLAAHSAGRKLKSNKGRENAAFAQAPAVRNNA from the coding sequence ATGGCTCCGATCTCCGGTCATCCGAATGACATGGCCGGACCGGTGCGTAAAATCCGCCGCCGGCGCCCCGCATGGCCTTATCCCGGGCTTCTCCCCGACCTCCTCAAACGTCCCCGTGTCCAGCCTGCCGCCGCGCCGCCCCGGCGCGAGACCGGCCACCCGTTTGAACTCGATTGCCTGCACGGCGTCCTGCCGTCCGAAATTCTCGCGGAAGCCGTGCGTTGCGCAGGACTGCTCGGTGTCGGCGCCGATCAGGTCCTGATCCGCCGCGGCATCATCACGGAAACCGAATATGTGGTGCGGCTGGCGCAGCGCTGCGAACTCGCGGTCGAGGGCTTTCGCGATATTGCCCGCACCGACTGTCCGTTGACCGACGCGCAACTGCGTTATGCCGCGCAACACCGCATGCTGCCGCTTGAGCGGCCGGACGGGCTTTATCATGTCCAGGCGCCGCTCGGCCTCGCCGCTCGGCGGATCGCCGCGTTGTGCGCCCGGCAGGCGCGGCCGCGCATCCGGCTGGCCACGCGCGCCGCCTTCGACCGCTATCTGATGCGCCACGAAGCCCTCGCCCATGACGCGGCCGAGGGCCTCGCCCTGCAACTGCCCGAGATGTCATGCGCGCCGATTCATCGCGATGGCGGCGGCAGGATACGGCGCTACCTGCTGCACCTGCCGGGCCTCACGGGCGCCTTTGTCCTTGCGCCTGTCTTCATCATCCAGTTCTGCGGAGCGGTGCTCGCGATCTGGTTTCTGTTGTTCAACAGCCTGCGCTTCGCGGGCTCCCTCGCGGGCAACAAACGCCCTCAGCCGCTCGACCGCCTGTCCGACGAGCATCTGCCGATCTACACCGTGATGGTGGCGCTCTATCGCGAAGGCCGTTCCGTCGCGCATCTCCTGCATGCGCTGGCCGAGCTGGATTATCCGCGCGAAAAGCTCGACATCAAATTGCTGCTGGAAGCCGACGACCGCGAAACGCAGGCCGCCATTGCGCGTCTCGATCTGCCGCCGAACGTCGAAATCCTGTTGGTGCCGCCATTCGGGCCCCGCACCAAACCGAAAGCGCTCAACGCCGGACTGCCGTTCGCGCGCGGCGACTTCGTCGCCGTGTTCGACGCCGAGGACAGGCCCGATCCATCACAGCTTCGCGCGGCGCTCGACACGTTCCGCCGTCACGGCGGTGACGTCGCCTGCGCGCAGGCAAGCCTCTGCATCGACAACAGCGCCGACAGCTGGCTCGCCTGCATGTTCACCGCAGAATATGCAGGACAGTTCGACGCCTTCCTGCGCGGCTTCTCGCAATTCGGCCTGCCTTTGCCGCTCGGCGGATCGTCGAACCATTTCCGGACCGCGACCCTGCGCGAGGTCGGCGGATGGGACGCCTATAACGTCACCGAGGATGCCGATCTCGGATTCCGTCTGGCGCGGTTCGGCTATCGCGCGGTGATGTTTTCCTCGACGACCTATGAGGAAGCCCCGGCCCGCGCGGGCGCATGGCTGCGGCAACGCTCGCGCTGGATGAAAGGCTGGATGCAGACCTGGATCGTGCACATGCGCTCGCCACTGCGGCTGATCCGGCAAAGCGGGCTCGCCGGATTCTTCACCCTCAATCTTCTCGTCGGCGGCAATGTCCTGACCGCGCTGGCCTACCCGATGCTGATCGGCGCCTGTCTTCTGGAGATCGGCCTCACCGCCGCCGGCAGCACGGCGATCGAGATGTTCGCCGATCCATTCGCCGGGCTGCATCTCGCGACCATCGCCGCAGGCTGTCTTTCCACCGTCGTCGTATGCCTGATCGGCCTCACGCGGCGCAGGCTTCTTCATCATGCCTGGGTGCTGCTGCTGACGCCGCTTTACTGGGCCTGCCTGTCGGTCGCGGCATGGCGGGCGCTCATCCAGCTCTTCCGCGATCCCTACCGCTGGGAAAAGACCGAACACGGATTGGCGCGCCATTCGCGCCTGGCCGCGCATTCGGCAGGACGAAAATTAAAAAGCAATAAGGGCCGCGAGAACGCCGCCTTCGCGCAGGCGCCGGCCGTCAGAAATAACGCTTGA